In Desulfonatronospira thiodismutans ASO3-1, the sequence TTACTGCCAGGTGCCAGTGGTTGCCCATAATACAAAAACCGAGCACTTCCACAAAATAAATGCTGCTGAAATACTTGATAATCTCCAGAAGGCGGTTCTTTTCGATATCGCCCAAAGGCAAGCCTGGCAGAGCTGTCCGGGATATCACATGGTATACAGTGGGCCTGTGAGGCAGAGTGAATCTGGCGTTTCTTGGCATGGTGAACCTCCTTGGGTGAGGGTTGATGTCTATGGAAAAAAAATAGCCGAAATGAGAATAAAAGTCCAGTATTTTTCGTCTGTCCCGTTTATTCAGTTTATTCACTGCCACCTATAAATTCTCCTTGCCTACCTGAAGACTATGCTTTATTCTTCCCTTATGAGTGATACAAGCAAATACCACGATCACACTTTCAGGGCGATACTGGGGCGAGAACCCGTGGCAAGGGATTTCGTGAGGTATCATCTGCCGGAAGAGATAACCAGGGACATGAACCTGGATACTGTCAAGGTATCCTCCAGGTCATATGTCAGCGACAATCTCAAAGAGAGCATGACCGATATCGTGATCACCCTGAAGCTCAATACTGGAGAGCCCGCTGAAATATACATATTGGTAGAGCACAAGAGTGATCTGGATGCCTGGACCAAGATCCAGCTATTCAAATACATGAACGAAGTCTGGCAGAGCTTTATCCAGAAGAAAACCGGAACTCTGCCGATCATAGTTCCCCTGGTTTTTTATCACGGAACAGCCAGGTGGAATTATAGCCTGGAGTTTTCTGACCTCTTTAATCTACCGTCTGAGCATTACAGGAAATATATTCCGAAGTTTGAACATCTCCTGCATGAAGTCCCGGAAATCAATAAGAAGAAGGCCAAGACCTCCATTACCCTTGAGGTTTTTCACCTGGTCCTTGAATACATATTTTATCCGGAAAAAAGAGATCAGATATATGAAGCTTTAGAGCTGTTGTTTAAAGGTTTGGATGCCAAAGAGGCTCATGAAATCTTTGCAATTTTGATCAAGTATTTGCTTATAGCCACAGATGAAACGCCCGAAGAGGCAGAAGAGAAGGTTAAACATCTTCCCAAAGGAGGAGAAACCGTGAGAACCACAGCAGAAGTATTGGAAGAACGAGGTTACAATAAGGCCATTAAGGAAAAACCTATATGGGAAAGACAGGCAGAGCTAAAAAACGCTAAAGAAACCCTCATAGATGTAGCTGGAGACTGCCACGGCCCATTACCGAATTCTCTCCAGGATAAAATCAAGTCCATAGAGTCCATTGATAACCTGCGGACCTTAACCAGAAAGGTTTACAAAACCCAATCCCTCGAAGAATTTACCGAGCTCGTAAACAGAGCAGCGCATAACTAACCTCGAACATCCCTAATTCACCAACAGGCCACGCTGATTAAGTCGGTGTGGCCTTTTTTTTGTCCCTCCAAATAATCTTCCTGAATCGATTTTTTCGATGCCATGCCTTAGCCCCAGGACACAGTTGGAGCCGGTGAGACCGATGCTCTGACAGTGGCAGAGGGTGAGTCTGAAGCCACCTATGAAATAGAAGACCTTGATCCCGGTGATTATGACGTATCCGCAGAAACAACATGGTATACTGTGGGACGATCATTGCAGATAAAGCCGGCTATTCGGGACATGGAACACCTCCTTCAAGGCTTACGGTTAAGCTGTTGAAACAACATACATCGAAAACCAGCTAAGTTGTCAACTAGCCTGTCCCCGTCCCCACTATTTACGGTCTCACCATTAGGATTTACACCAAGGCCTGCATCGAAGGTGTCATTGTTTTCTGTACCTACAAAGTCCTCTCCACGGTCGGCACCTTCAGTCAGGGTGAAAAATGCAACTTATTGAAAATGCCCGTGTTTCCTGGGCTGAAAGTGGTTATTTTGGTAGGAGATAAAAAAGAGGTCTCAACATGCCCTCAAAGCAGAAGCAAAAAAAGTAGGGAATTTTGTCTATAACTCAAAAATAATACTATTATTTCAGATAGTTAATGATAAAGAGAGGGCCATTTTCTGCCCTCAACATGCCCTCATACAGAAACCATTTTCTCAAAGGTAGCATACACCAGCTTTCTTTTTTCAAAAAGCCAGAAATATAGGTGGCCATCCTTTTGGTTAAGGACAGCCACCTTGGCAGTTAATGTTGAGTAGCCCGATTTACGAGCTCGGTAAACTCTTCAAGGAATTGGGTTCTGACCACCTTTCTGTTCAGTGCGCTTTTAAGTTCTCCAGAGATTGAATGGACTTGATTTTCTCGTGGAGCATATCGGGTAGAGGACCGTATGCTTCTGTGGCTACGTCTATAAGGGTTTCTTGGGCCTATTTTAGTTCAGCTTATTTTTCCCATTTATCCTTTTTCTGCTTGTGGTTCTTCCTCTATGGCCTTTTTCAACCTGCTATCCAACTCCTTCAGACTATTCGCCAGGCCATTCAGGATGTTACTGGTTTGAGAAGTCGGAATAATCAGGGTTCCTGCATCTACGCTCTCGCTGCACAGCTCCACGATGGGTCAGCTTAATACGCAGGTTTCCATTCGACAAAGTCACTTTACTGATTCCGCCTGTGAATACATGCATCATTTTACTCCTTTATCTCGTACATATAAAACAGGTTCGGAATTATCCTGATATATTGAGTCCGTTGTGGTAATTTTATCTTCGCTATAAACTGCTCCACCTCTCCAGCGGGCCTGGTTATGCTCAAAACGGCTTCTTTGTATATCTACCCTTCCTCCAGCATACACGGCTCCACCAAATTCAGCTGCGTTATCTAAAAATTTGCAGTCATTAATCACCAGGTCTCCCAGATGGTAAACCGCACCGCCACGTTCTGAGCCTACACCAGTGCGCCCACCTGAAAAAGTCAAATTCTCAAGGGTAATTTTTGCCTTAGAATCACTGCGCAGCAAGTGGTTGCGACCATGACTGGTTAGTTCTGCTGGAGCACCGGTAAGGCGTAAATCACTGGAACCATCATACACAAAGGGACGGCCAATGTCTGAAATGGAAGACGCAATTCTAATTACAAGTTCTTTACCAGCCAGATTATCCGGGTCTTCAAGGGCATAGCGCAACTCTTCCTTGTCATGGACCCGGTAATGAGCAGTAGTACATCCCACGAGACTAAGCAGCAAAATAGAAATCATCCATCTCTTCATCTCTAATTCCCTGGATTGACACCTCAGCTGGTACTGCTTCGGCTACATCGGTTTCAAAACCCTCATTCAGGTTTAGAGCCTTATCCAGTCCCATATCCCGTGGACCTTCCACATAGTCCAGTTCTGTGAGATAGCCGTAATCCTGTACAATGTCTAAGGCCCAATCGTAGGCAGCAGGGTCCAGAGTCGCTGCTACTGGGTCTGCTCCACTATGACCTACATAAGATC encodes:
- a CDS encoding right-handed parallel beta-helix repeat-containing protein yields the protein MISILLLSLVGCTTAHYRVHDKEELRYALEDPDNLAGKELVIRIASSISDIGRPFVYDGSSDLRLTGAPAELTSHGRNHLLRSDSKAKITLENLTFSGGRTGVGSERGGAVYHLGDLVINDCKFLDNAAEFGGAVYAGGRVDIQRSRFEHNQARWRGGAVYSEDKITTTDSIYQDNSEPVLYVRDKGVK
- a CDS encoding Rpn family recombination-promoting nuclease/putative transposase, which codes for MSDTSKYHDHTFRAILGREPVARDFVRYHLPEEITRDMNLDTVKVSSRSYVSDNLKESMTDIVITLKLNTGEPAEIYILVEHKSDLDAWTKIQLFKYMNEVWQSFIQKKTGTLPIIVPLVFYHGTARWNYSLEFSDLFNLPSEHYRKYIPKFEHLLHEVPEINKKKAKTSITLEVFHLVLEYIFYPEKRDQIYEALELLFKGLDAKEAHEIFAILIKYLLIATDETPEEAEEKVKHLPKGGETVRTTAEVLEERGYNKAIKEKPIWERQAELKNAKETLIDVAGDCHGPLPNSLQDKIKSIESIDNLRTLTRKVYKTQSLEEFTELVNRAAHN